DNA from Tsuneonella dongtanensis:
CCAGAGCATGAGCAGCAAGGTGAGCTGTTCGGCCCAGCTCGGGCTGTTGTTGAGCACATAGCGGGCAAAAACCTGCCATCCGACGATCGCCGTCATCAGGACAAGGCCGGCGCCTCCGATCCACATGAGGAATTGCGCCAGACGGTCGTTGAAGCGCGTCAGCCTTTCAAGCACCCGACCCTCCCATTTCGCGGATCTGCGCGACAAGCGCCTTTTGTTCGGGCGAGGTCACGAATGCGTCCCAGACCGGTCGAACGCGTTCGACGAAGGCGCCGATCTCGGCGATCTCGTTAACGGCCACACCCGACTTCTCGACGATGGCGCGCGACTTTCGAACCTGGGCGTCCCACAGTCCGCGCATCAGCGGCACCGATTCGATGGCGCTTTGCTGTACGATCGCTCGATCGTCCGGCGAGAGATCGTCCCACACCGCGCGCGACATCACGAGAATCTCAGGCGCGATCACGTGCCTGGTCAGGCTGAAGAAACGGGCCACCTCGTAATGGCGCGTGCTTTCGTAGCTGGGCCAGTTGTTCTCCGCGCCATCGATGACGCCCTGGACCAACGCCTGGTAAATCTCCCCGAGCGGCATGGGGGTCGGATTGGCACCGAGCGATTCAACCAAGTCGACATAGAGGTCGCTGTTCTGGACCCGCATCTTGAGGCCGCGCATATCGTCGGGCGTGCGGATCGGGCCGCGCACGTTGTAGAACGACCTCTCGCCGCTGTCATAGAAGCAAAGTCCAACCAGGCTATGCGGCACGAGCGACTGGAGCACCTTTCGACCGGGCGCTCCGTCCATCGCACGGCGCATGTGGTCCTGGTCGTCGAACAGGAACGGCAGCGACGGGACGAGCGTCAGCGGTTCGATGCTGTTGAGCGGGGCCAGCGCGACGCGGTTGATGTCGATCCCGCCGAAGGTGGCCAGTTCCAGCGTATCGCGCTCGGCGCCCAGTTGGCCGCCCGGGTAGAGCTTGAGCGTCAAGCGGCCGTTGGAATAGTCCGCCATCCGGCGGCCCATATCGAGCAATGCTTGCGACGTGGGATACTCTTCGGGGTGGAACTCGGCGGCGCGCAGGGTCCGTCCTGCAGATCGATTGCATGCGCCCAGGGCGAGCGTGGCGACCGAGCCGACGATGAAACCGCGCCTTCTCACAGCGTGACCAGCATTGTCCGGCGAGCAATCGCAAGTGCCAAGACGGTACCCTCTCCAGTCGCATCCGCTTTCGGATCGAAAACGGTATTGCACAGAATGACACCGGTTACCAACAAAAAAGGGCAGGCTAACTCGGATTAGTGAGGATTGGGGCGCTATGCCACTCCTGCAATCCAGTTCGTCAAACCGGTGATCATATATTCGCAATCTTCCTAACACGGAGGATTGGGCGATTTGCCATTGACACCGGTGTCTAACAGGGACACGATGGCTCAAACATTCGGGGGTTGGGGATTGGCTGAGTTGAGCGAACTGGCGCGAATTGCGGCTGCCTTTGTGTCGGCCCGGCGCGAGGACGAGGTGCTCTCGCGCTATCCCGGCGCGCACCCGGAGTCCCTGGAAGAGGCCTATCGAATCCAGGATCTTGCGTTGTCCCTGTGGCCTGACCGGGTCGTGGGCTGGAAGCTCGGTCGGATCGCTGACGGCTTAGTCGATCGCTTCGGGGCTCAACGACTCGCGGGGCCGATCTTTAAAAGCCGTCTCGTTCGCAACGAGAGCGGTGCGATGGTCGACGTGCCGGTCCTGCGCGGCTTTGCGGCCGTGGAAGCAGAGATAATCCTGCGCGTTTCGCGACCGATCCATTCGGCGCTGTCTTTCGCCGAAGCGTCCGCGGCCATCGACGAGATACGCCTTGGTATCGAGGTAGCGAGCTCCCCTTTCTCCGGAATCAACGACGAGGGCCCGGCAGTTACGGCATCCGACTTCGGCAACAATTACGGGTTGGTCCTCGGGCCGGAGCTTTCGGGCTTTGCGCCGAACGAATTGTTGACCGCTCCGGTCGAACTCGCCGTCGATGGTGTGCAGGTAGGCGAGGGGCGGGCCTCGGACATGCTCGATGGTCCGATTGGCTCGCTGGCCTTCCTGACTTCGGTCCTGGAAGCCCGCGGCATTTCTCTGGAGGCGGGTTCGTGGATTTCGACCGGGGCGTTGACCGGGGTGCACACGGTCACGCCCGGCAGCGTCGTCACAGCGACACTTGCCGGATCCCATACGGTTTCATGCAGGACCGTCACCAGCGGCGAGCGGCCTCACGATGCTTGACCTTGGCATTTCTTTAAATTGGTATGACAAAAATAGCCACAATAGGAATGGTCTAGAGGTTTGACAAACAGGCATAGTCGAATTAGCTGCAGGTACTAAGGCAACGCGCCCTGTGGCGCAGCTTGCAGCCCCGTCGAAGCGGGACCGCCAAATGGGAGGGAAACATGGCTCGTAGGAATCACAACGGCAGTGCGCGCGGGTCTGCTCGCCGCATGGGGTCGCTCTTGGTCGGGACGGCCATGGCCGGCTGCATGTTCGCATCCTCGGCGTTTGCGCAGGACGCGGCCGCGGGATCCGACGATGACGGCGGCGAGGCTATCGTCGTCACTGGTATTCGCAGTTCGCTGCAAAGCGCGCTCGGAGAGAAGCGCAACGCGGACAACCTGGTAGAAGTGATCCAGGCGGAAGACATCGGCAAGCTGCCCGACCAGAACCTCGCGGAAGTGCTCGAGAACGTCACCGGCATCCAGATCACCAGGCAGGCGGGCGTCGGCAACTCGGTGCAGATTCGCGGCACCGATGCCAACCGCGTCGAGATCAACGGCGTGTCGACCGTGGGTTCGGGTTCCGGGCGCTCGGGCATCAGTTTCGAGGATCTTCCCGCTTCGCTCATTTCTTCGGTCGAGGTCGTCAAGGTTCCCGAGGCGAAGACCATCGAAGGTTCGGTGGGCGGCACAATCAACCTGCGCACCATCCGCCCGCTCAGCTTGCGTGAGCCTCTCGTGGCCGCCCGAGCCCAATGGGAGCGCAGCGACCTTGCGCAATCAACCTTGCCGCGACTGTCAGCGACGGTCGGCAACCGGTTCGATACCGGCATCGGCGAAATCGGCATCGTCCTGAGCGGCAGCTATGCGCGGCAGGACGTCGCCCAGTTCGCCCCGCGCGTCGATCTCGACAACCTGCGCAAGGCATCGACGGCCCCGAACTTGCCCGGCAGCAACGCCAACCAGCCATTCGATTACCTGCAAGTGCAGTTCCTTCAGCAGGAAACCAACAATTACGAATACGAAACCTACAACGGTACGGCCGGCCTGGAATGGAAGCCAACCGACAGCCTGAAGCTGTACTTCGATGCGACGCTGAACAACCAGCAGCGCTCTCAGGAAAGCAATCGCGTGCAGGTGTCGGGAACATCGAACGCGGTCAACACGGCTTTCCACGAAGGTTTCCAGACCATCGACCTCGGCACCCTCATCGGTCCGAACGGTCCGATCGATCTCGGGACCGTGGAGGCCACGACGCACGGGACCATCGGCGTCGTGGGGGCGAGCGGCGGAACGCTCGATCCGAACCTGCGCATGTCCAGCGACACCGGTTCGCGCGTGACGAAGAGCCGTGTCTACGACGTCGGCACCGAATGGGAAGGCGAAAAGCTGCGCGTCCGCGCCGAGCTTTCTCTGTCGACTTCCAATACGGTGAATCCGAACTTCTCGACGACGCTCGACTTCATCAACCCCAGGTCGGTCCAGCCGGTGTTCGGGCGGGGGACGCTGGACAACGGATCGCCGGTGCGCTTCGACTTGCGCGACAATGTCGTCCAGTCCGGCATCGACACCTCGAGCCCGTTCGCCCCGACGACGGATGACCTGCTCAACCCGGCCAACTACCAGCTCAATCAGGTAGCGCAGGGCGCGAGCACGGCGAGAAACAAGGAAAGGGCCGCAAGGCTCGACTTTACCTACGACACGCTCGACCTCAACCCGATCGTGCCGTCGATCGACTTCGGGTATCGCTGGAACGAGACGACCGCGATCAACAACGACATCTCGAACAACATCAGCCTGACCAGCAACTCAACCGGCTCGGCGGGGCGCTTCAACCGTCCCGAGGGCAACCTGTTCTCGGATATCCTGATCAAGGCGCCGAGCAATTTCAACGCGGCCGACGGCCGCGAACTGTACTTCTCGGATTTCCTCATCATCGATGGCGGACTGTCGTTCCGCGACCCGGGCGCGGTGCTCGATGCGCTGAACGCCGCGATCACCGCCAGCAATACGGCCAATCCGCAATTTCCCGCGGTGCCGCTGTTGAGCGGCCCAACCGAGTCGGCGGCCGGGTTCTTCAGCGTGAAGGAACGCACCAACGCGCTCTACTTCCAGGCCAATCTCGATCTGGAGCCGATCGGAATCCCCGCGCGGGGCAACATCGGCGTGCGCTGGCTCACCACCACGCTGTCCTCGACGGGCAACAACATCAGCAACGGCGTGGCAGCCGGACAGACGACCAGCACCGCCAAGTACAGCTTCCTGTTGCCGCGGTTCAACCTGGTGCTGGAACCGGCGCGCAACGTCCTCCTCCGCGGAGGCATCGCGCGCGACATCCGCCGCCCGAACTTCGACGACCTGTCGACCTCGCGTTCGTATTCGACTTCTGCCGAAGCGATCGTGCAGGGCGGCAACCCCAACCTGGTGCCGGAATCGGTCTATTCGTTCGACCTGTCGGGTGAGTGGTACTTTGCGCCGTCGAGCCTGCTGAGCCTCGGTTTCTTCCACAAGATCCGCAGCAACCTGTTCTCGCCCATCGTCGATTTCCCGACGCCCATCGGCTTCGTGAACGGCAACCCGCAGTATTCGATCGATCCTGCGTGTCCGGGCGGCGGCGTATTCAACCCGCTGGCCAACCGGAACATCAACAGCCAGACGCCGGGCAACGGCATCTGCGCGCCGCTCGGATCGACCTTCAACGTTGCTGGGACGACCACCCAGACAGGCGTCGAAGCCGCATTCCAGTATGACCTGTCGCAGTTCGAGGACGCCCTCGGGTTCGCCTCGGGCTTCGGCTTCATCGGCAATTTCACCTACCAGAAGCCGGGTGGATCGGCGGAAACGTTCTACACCGGGCTGACCACGCGTAACCTGGACACGGGTCTGGGCTTCCCGGCCGGGTCGGTGCAAAGCAAGGTCACGCTGACGAGGCTGTCGAAGTACGCGTACAACACCACGCTGTTCTACGACAAGTACGGTCTCAACGCCCGCCTCCGCTACACTTGGCGCTCGTCCTACATCACGACCGAGCAGTTCCGCTGGAACCTGCCCGTCATCGCTGATGCGCGCGGGCAGCTCAATGCCAGCATCAACTACGACGTGACCCCGAACATCAACATCGGCGTGGAGGGCATCAACCTCCTGAGAGGTGACCAGCGGCTCTACTGCGTCAACAACAACGCGGTGCTGTGTTTCCAGGGTCTTACCGATCGGCGCATCACGGCGGGGCTCAGCATTAAACTGTGACGACGTTGCTCGGTCGGCGGATGGGGGCGCCGGCCGGGCTTCTTGCTGTCCCCTGACGGCGGTGATGACAAA
Protein-coding regions in this window:
- a CDS encoding TRAP transporter substrate-binding protein translates to MRRRGFIVGSVATLALGACNRSAGRTLRAAEFHPEEYPTSQALLDMGRRMADYSNGRLTLKLYPGGQLGAERDTLELATFGGIDINRVALAPLNSIEPLTLVPSLPFLFDDQDHMRRAMDGAPGRKVLQSLVPHSLVGLCFYDSGERSFYNVRGPIRTPDDMRGLKMRVQNSDLYVDLVESLGANPTPMPLGEIYQALVQGVIDGAENNWPSYESTRHYEVARFFSLTRHVIAPEILVMSRAVWDDLSPDDRAIVQQSAIESVPLMRGLWDAQVRKSRAIVEKSGVAVNEIAEIGAFVERVRPVWDAFVTSPEQKALVAQIREMGGSGA
- a CDS encoding 2-keto-4-pentenoate hydratase gives rise to the protein MSELARIAAAFVSARREDEVLSRYPGAHPESLEEAYRIQDLALSLWPDRVVGWKLGRIADGLVDRFGAQRLAGPIFKSRLVRNESGAMVDVPVLRGFAAVEAEIILRVSRPIHSALSFAEASAAIDEIRLGIEVASSPFSGINDEGPAVTASDFGNNYGLVLGPELSGFAPNELLTAPVELAVDGVQVGEGRASDMLDGPIGSLAFLTSVLEARGISLEAGSWISTGALTGVHTVTPGSVVTATLAGSHTVSCRTVTSGERPHDA
- a CDS encoding TonB-dependent receptor, which gives rise to MARRNHNGSARGSARRMGSLLVGTAMAGCMFASSAFAQDAAAGSDDDGGEAIVVTGIRSSLQSALGEKRNADNLVEVIQAEDIGKLPDQNLAEVLENVTGIQITRQAGVGNSVQIRGTDANRVEINGVSTVGSGSGRSGISFEDLPASLISSVEVVKVPEAKTIEGSVGGTINLRTIRPLSLREPLVAARAQWERSDLAQSTLPRLSATVGNRFDTGIGEIGIVLSGSYARQDVAQFAPRVDLDNLRKASTAPNLPGSNANQPFDYLQVQFLQQETNNYEYETYNGTAGLEWKPTDSLKLYFDATLNNQQRSQESNRVQVSGTSNAVNTAFHEGFQTIDLGTLIGPNGPIDLGTVEATTHGTIGVVGASGGTLDPNLRMSSDTGSRVTKSRVYDVGTEWEGEKLRVRAELSLSTSNTVNPNFSTTLDFINPRSVQPVFGRGTLDNGSPVRFDLRDNVVQSGIDTSSPFAPTTDDLLNPANYQLNQVAQGASTARNKERAARLDFTYDTLDLNPIVPSIDFGYRWNETTAINNDISNNISLTSNSTGSAGRFNRPEGNLFSDILIKAPSNFNAADGRELYFSDFLIIDGGLSFRDPGAVLDALNAAITASNTANPQFPAVPLLSGPTESAAGFFSVKERTNALYFQANLDLEPIGIPARGNIGVRWLTTTLSSTGNNISNGVAAGQTTSTAKYSFLLPRFNLVLEPARNVLLRGGIARDIRRPNFDDLSTSRSYSTSAEAIVQGGNPNLVPESVYSFDLSGEWYFAPSSLLSLGFFHKIRSNLFSPIVDFPTPIGFVNGNPQYSIDPACPGGGVFNPLANRNINSQTPGNGICAPLGSTFNVAGTTTQTGVEAAFQYDLSQFEDALGFASGFGFIGNFTYQKPGGSAETFYTGLTTRNLDTGLGFPAGSVQSKVTLTRLSKYAYNTTLFYDKYGLNARLRYTWRSSYITTEQFRWNLPVIADARGQLNASINYDVTPNINIGVEGINLLRGDQRLYCVNNNAVLCFQGLTDRRITAGLSIKL